The Vicingus serpentipes genome includes the window GGATTAAGAATACTCAGTGCTAAGTTTGTTAAAGCATGTTTTGCTCCAGTAGAAACAACAATTTGTTCAGGAGTATAATCTAGATTATTATCTCTTTTAAATTTCTTAGAAATAGCTTGTCTTAATTCAATATACCCTGGAACAGGAGTATAGTGTGAATAATTTTCGTCAATCGCTTTTTTTGCTGCTTCTTTAATAAAAGTTGGAGTGTCAAAATCGGGCTCACCAATACTTAAACTAATAATGTCTTTTCCTTCTGCAATAAGCTCTCTACTTAGTCTTGCCATAGCAAGTGTTTGAGATTCACTTAAACTATTTATTCTGTTTGATAAAATTTGTTCCATATGATTAAAAAAGTGAACAACAAAACTAATAAAATTGTAGTTATTATCTTAAAATAGTGGAACGATAAAACAGAAGTACTTTCTTTTTTAATACTTTTATCAATCTTTAAAATAAAAATATATTATGGATACTTTTTTAGAACTTTTAAAATATACAGTTCCTTCTTTCATCATGTTTGTGGCTACATATTTAATTTTAAAGAAATTTATGGACAATGAGTACCGTAAACAGATGTTAGAACTTAGAAAAGCTAATCAAAAAATAGCTACACCTTTAAGACTTCAAGCTTATGAACGTTTAATTTTATTTTTGGAGAGAGTATCAATAAATAATGTTGTGTCGAGAGTTAATAGGCAAGGTATGGATGCAAAGTTATTACAATCTAGTTTAGTACAAACTATTAGAACAGAATTTGAACATAATATTAGCCAACAAGTTTATGTTTCTGCTACTGTTTGGGAAACAACCAAAATTGCAAAAGAAGAGGTGATAAAAATTATAAATATTGCAGCAACTCAAGTTCCAGCAAATGCTACAAATGCTGAACTAAGTAAAAAAATATTTGATATAGTATTGAAATTAGAATCTTCACCTACTCAAATTGCAATCAATCAAATTAAAAATGAAGTGCGTCAGTTATTCTGATTTACTAAAAGGGTATAAAGTAAAACCTATCGAGTAATTAATTTGTGTAAAAAAGAAATGCTGACTTGCTTTATCCGAAGCTGAAGGTGTTGTTCTAATATCAGGCATATTGATAAACCCATACTTTAACTCTGACCTTAAGAAAACATATTTAAAAAAGGTTAGATTTAAACCACCTTTTGCAGCAAAACCATAACCTGCAACATGGAATTCATCATTTCTTAGGTTATTAATTAACCTGACATTTGATTTGGGATAAGATATTCCTCCTCCAAAACCTAATAAAGTGTTTAGTTGAATTTTTTTAGGGTTAGAATGTATCTTAAGTAATTCTAATAAATCGTCATTTCTAGTAAGCTCTATGCTGATATAATTTAAACCGTCTGTATGCTCAAAAGTTAAGAAATCGTAACTCATTATAATATCTTGGTTATTATATGTTCCATTATAAATATTATCAATGTCAATTCTTCCATCTATTTTTACCGTCTGAAATTGATCCATTACATATTTCATATGGTCAACACCAATAGAAATATCGTATTTATCATTAATGTAATATCCAATGCGATAATTGGTTTGAGGAATTGTAAGTCTTGAAGGATTAAGGTATGGGTCTATGCCAAGTGGAGTTTGTCTGTCTTTTGCTTTAACATCATATAAAGTAAAATCATGATCGTCTCCTTTGAAATGAATATCAGAATTGGTGTACCAAGCAGAATTCCATCCCCAGAAGCCATAAAATCTACCTTTATTAGATCGTTTTTGAGTTGTTGCTTCAGAAGATATTTCTTGCCCAAAAAAAGTAGAGGCAGAGATTAGAATTGTTAGAGTTAAAAGTAATCTCATATTATTTTTAATGTGATATTTTTTGGTAAAAGTACTTTTAATATCTAATCGAAAATATGATAAAAATTACTTTTTAAATTCATTAAGTAAAAGGTGTGCAGCTTTAAAAGGGCTAATTATTCCGTTTACAACATCATTTTCTATTTGAGGAAGTAGGGATTTAATTTTTTCGTTTTGATAAAACATATTTTTAATTGAATCAGATATAGTTTCATTTAGCCAAAATTTAGCTTGGTCTTTTCTATTTTGCTCAAACCAACCATTTAAATGTGTTAGCTCATTATGTTTATTAATTATTTCCCATGTTTTTTCAATTCCAATATTATTCAAAGCTGAGCAAGATTCTACTTTTGGTAGCCAACCACTTTTATTAGCAGGAAATAAGTGTAATGCATTTTTGTAATTCTGTTTAGCTAATTTTATTTTAGTTGAATCTTCGCTATCTGACTTGTTAATTAATATAGCATCAGCCATTTCCATGATTCCTCGTTTTATACCTTGTAACTCGTCTCCGGCTCCAGCTAGCATAAGTAATAAAAAGAAATCAACCATCGAATTCACATTAGTTTCTGATTGACCAACACCAACGGTCTCTATTAAGATAATATTAAATCCTGCCGCTTCACATAAAATAATTGATTCTCTTGTCGCTTTTGCTACACCACCTAAAGCTCCAGCAGAAGGTGAAGGGCGAATAAAGGCATTGCTATTTATGGATAGGTCGTTCATCCTTGTTTTGTCACCCAAAATACTACCACCACTTTTTTGACTACTAGGATCAATAGCTAAAACAGCAACTTTTTTATGATGTTCATTTATTAAATACTTTCCAAAAGACTCTATAAAAGTACTTTTGCCAACTCCAGGAACACCTGTAATTCCAATTCGTTGTGATTTACCAGAGTAAGGCAAACACAACTCAATAATTTCTTCTGCAATCTTATGGTTTTCTATTTTAGTACTTTCTAAAAGAGTAATAGCTTTACTCAAAATGGTAATGTTACCAGCGATAATAGCATCAAAATAGTAGCTTGCAGGATTTAGAGTCTGTTTTTTTAGTTTTATTTTATTAATGTTTTTCATTAAAGTGTGAATGAAATATAAAAGTAATAAAAAATGAAATGGCGAATTTTTAAATTAATAGACAGAATTTGATTGTTAGTCGAAGCAACCTTTATTTTTATCTAACGTTTAATTATTAAGCCTAATTAGTTTCACTTTAAAATTATACGTTATGGGATCAGAGTTTATCTTTTTTATATCTATAATGGTGGCATTGATATTAATATTTACCGTTTTTTACTTTGTAAATAAAGCTAAAAAGAAAAGAAAATAAATAATCAATTCGCTCGATTTTACTTGTTTAAACCATTTATCATTATTCTTTTCCATTTGTGTAATAATGTAAATTGTTTAGATTTCTACATCTAAATTTGCTCAATTAATAAATTGAGTAGATTATGGCTAAGCGTAAAATAATTATTTTAATTGTAGTTTTTTCATTGTTATTTCTTGTGGTATATAGATTAGCCACAGGTAAAGATGATGGTGCTAAAAAAGGAGCGGTAAAAGGAGATAACAACAAATATGTAAAGGTTCATGAAGTTAAAAATGATACTGTAGATATTTTTGTTACAGGATTTGGTAGAGTTTCTTCTTCAAGAAATATAACGCTTTCAGCTGAAGTTCAAGGTGTCCTTTTATCTGGAGGAGTTGACTTGAAAGCAGGTCAGAGTTTTTCACAAGGACAATTACTTTTTAAAATAAATGATAAAGAAGCTCAATTAGCTTTAAAAGCTAGAAAAAGTGGCTTTTTAAATTTAATGGCATCTGTTCTGCCTGATATCAAAATTGATTTCTCGGATAATGTTACTGCTTGGTCTGGGTTCCTTGATAATATTGACTTAGACAATTCTCTTCCTGATTTACCTTCGTTTAAATCAAATAAAGAAAAAACTTTTTTGGCAGCAAAAAATATTTTAGCAGAATACTACAACATTAAAGGTGATGAGGAAAGACTAAAGAAATATAGTGTTTATGCACCTTTTAATGGAAGTGTTGTTGCTGTTACAGCTGAAACAGGAGCAATTATAAATCCTGGTTCACCAATAGCTACAATTATTAAAACGGTTGCTTTGGAAGTTGCAGTTCCTGTAAGTCCAGAAAATATCTCATTAATTAAAGTAGGTAATAAAGTGAATTTATTTAGTGAGAATAAAGAAATGAAATGGGATGGAAAAGTAGCTAGGATAGCACAAAACATTAATCCAAATACTCAATCAATAGATGTTTTTGTTAGTATAGAATCCAATATAGAGCAACAATTGTATAACGGAATGTATGTTGAAGCAAGTATTTATGCTGATAAAGTAGACAATGCTGATGAAATTTCGAGAAGGTCGTTTTTAAATGACCAAACTATATATACTGTTGTAGATAGTATGCTAATTAGAAAAAATCCAACAATCATAAAAAGAAACAAAAACACAGTAATAGTTAAGGGGTTGAACAGTGGAGAATTGGTTGTGATAGAACCAATTCCTGGTGCGGTTGATAGTATGAAAGTAGCTCCAATTATTCAATAAGTATTATATGAGAAATTTAATTTCATTTTTTATACGTAAACCAATTTGGGCAAATGCAATTATTGTAATTACTGCAATGTTTGGTATTACGGCTATTGTTACAATGGATAGTTCATTTTTCCCAGAACAAGATCCAAACAGAATAGGAATAAGTGTTTTTTATAATGGGGCATCTCCACTAGAAATGGAAGAGGGTGTTACCATAAAAATTGAACAAGCATTAAAAGGAATTTCAGGAATTGAAGAATTATTTTCGACATCTTCAGAAAATGTTGCCTCAGTAAATATTGTAGCTTATAAAGATGTAGATCTTGATGAAGTTTTAAGAGATGTTGAAAATGCTGTTGATGGTATTAATAGTTTTCCAGCAGGCGCAGAGAAACCAACTATTGTGAAACAAAGAGGTTTTATGAATAGTAGAGCCTCTTTTATTTCATTATCAGGTGATGTTGATATTATTAAGCTAAAAGAAACTGCTGAGAAGATAGAGGATGAATTACTGAATACAGATGCTATTAGCCAAGTTTTAAAAGATGGATATCCAGCAACCGAATTTTCTATTGAAGTAGAAGAGGAACAATTGTTAAGGTATAATTTAAAATTTGATGACGTAGCAAATGCAGTAAGATTTAACAATAGAGATGTTTCTGCTGGTTCTGTTAAGACAGATGGTGAAGAGTATCTAATTAGAGCAAAAGCTAAACAAAACACTGTACAAGGTATTGAAGATTTAGTGATAAGAACAACACCAAATGGAGATATTATTACATTGGGTGATGTTGCTAAAGTCAAATATCAATTTGCTGATTCTCCAGTTAAAAGTTATGTTAATGGTGATAGAAATGTGACATTAACGATAATGAAATTAGAGGATGAGGATTTAGGGGCAATTTCTGATGAAGTAAAAAGGTATGTAGAGGAATTTAATTCGAAGCATGATGATATGAAACTGACTATTATGTTTCAGTTTTATGATATGTTAAAGCAGCGAATTGATATGTTGATGAATAATGGTTTTATAGGCTTGTTACTAGTTTTAATTGTTTTAGGATTGTTCCTTAATTTAAGATTGTCAATATGGGTGGCAGCTGGTATTCCTATTTCATTTTTAGGAATGTTTATAGTAGGCGCTTTATATGGTATAACTATAAATATGATTTCGTTATTTGGAATGATACTCGTTGTTGGTATTATCGTTGATGATGGAATTGTAATTGCCGAAAATATTTATGCTCATTACGAAAAAGGTAAAACACCATATCAAGCAACTTTAGATGGGACAATGGAGGTAATATCTTCCGTATTCACTTCTGTTCTTACTACTGTTGTAGCTTTTAGTGTGCTTCTATTTATTGAAGGAATGGAACAAATGCAAGAAATGGCATTTGTAGTTATAGCATCATTATTATTCTCATTAATAGAGGCATTCTTAGTATTACCATCTCACTTAAGAACTAAAAAATTACAGCAAAAAGAAAAATCAAACAACATCTTTTCTAAAATTAAACAAGCAGTTGAAAATAGCATCAGTTATTTAAAAGACAACGTTTATGGAAAAGGATTAAAGGCTATAATGTATAAAAAAAGGTTAAGACGTGCATTGGCTTTTTTCCCATTATTATTTATGATTTTAATTATTACACTTTTAACTAATGGTATTATTAAATCAACTTTTTTTCCAGCTATACCATTCGATGACTTTAAAGTCGAGTTTGCATATAAATCTGGGGAACCTAAAGAAAAAACTACTGAATTTATGTGGTATTGCTATGATCAAGTTATGGCAGTAAAATATGAATTGGAAGAAGAGTATGGAGATACTTTAATTACTTATGTTTCAGCTGTTATTGGAGGAACCGAGGAACTTGGAGAAAGCGGTTCACATGCTGGAATGGTAAGGGTTAATCTGGATGTTGAAGGAGCAGAGATTTCGAGTTTTGAAATCGCAAAAAGGGTTGAAAATAAAATTAAGAAAGATCCAACCTTAGAAAAATTTATGGTTGGAGGTGGAAACCGTTGGGGAAAACCAGTTGAAATTGCATTGAAAGGAGATGATTATAGACAGATAAAAGAAGCTAAAGATTACTTAAAGAAAGAGTTAGCTAAAATGCCAGAATTAAAAGATATAACTGATAATGGAGGGCAAGGAAATAGAGAAATACTTCTAGAGTTAACTCAAAAAGCTAGAACTTTAGGATTAACCCATTTAGATATTACGAACCAAATAAGACAAGGATTTTTTGGAGAAGAAGTTCAGCGTTTAATTATTGGTACAGAAGAAGTGAGGGTTTGGGTTAGATATCCTGAACAAGATAGAAAGTCTTTGGGACAGTTGGATAATGTTAAAATTAAAACAGCAACAGGCCAATTAATCCCGTTAAAAGAATTAGTTGAATATAAAATTGAAAGGGGAGAAGTTAGTATTAAGCATTTTGAGGGAGTTCGTGAAATAAGAGTTGATGCGGCTCAGGTTGATGCATATGCTTCAACTTCTGAAATTAACTTAGCTATAGAAGAAAAAATTGTGCCTCAGCTAAAAGCAAATTTTCCAGGCGTAAACGTTGAATTTAGAGGCCAAGCTGAATCCGCTCAAAAATCGGGTTCATCTATGGCTATAATAGGAGGGATATTAATCATGTTAATGTTATTAATTCTGTCACTTAATTTTAATTCATTATGGCAAGGATTAATGTTTTTTCCTATTATTTTGATTGGTCCTTTTTGTGCTATGTTAGGTCACGGTATTGAACACCAACCTTTTTCATTGTTAAGTGTATGGGGAGTTATTGCTTTAATGGGAGTTTTAGTTAATGATGCTGTAGTATTTTTAGATAAATACAATAGAAACCTAAAAGAAGGAATGAGTTTAGTAGATGCAGCAATTGATGCTGGAACTTCTAGGTTTAGAGCAATTTTATTAACCTCAATAACTACCATTGCTGGTTTGTACCCATTAATTCTTGAACCAAGTTTTCAGGCTCAGTTTTTAGTGCCAATGGCAATTTCCGTGGCTTATGGAGTATTGTTTGGAACAGTCTTTATTTTGATGTTTTTCCCTTTATTAATCTTATTATTTAATGATGTTAGAAAAGCTTTTAAATGGTTATGGACTGGAGTTAAGCCAATGCCTGAAGAAGTTGAGCCTACATTGATGGACGTAAAAAGAGATGCTGACATTATAAATAATTAGTCAAGAAAATAAGCATGAATAGTATAATTATTAAAACAATAAAAAATAGCCAACTTATAGTTTTAGGCTTATTGTGTTTAAGTTTTAATCTTAAAGCACAAGATAATTTATCGTTAAAAGATGCCATAGAAATTGGGTTGAAATCTAATTTTCAAATTCAAATTGCTGGAAAGAATATAGAGGTTGCTGAAAGAAACAATAATTGGTTAGAAGCTGGTGCTTTACCTTCAATTTCGGCTAATGCTAGTCAAGGTTTTAATTGGAGCGATAACAATAACCCTGCTTCTTTCATACAAGGTACTTCTCAATCTAACAGTCTTACTTATGGTGCTGATTTAAATTGGGTATTATTTAATGGGTTTAAGGTGAAAATATCAAAAGATAGATTACAGTACTTACAAGAGCAAAGCGAAGGAAATGCTGCAGTAGTAGTAGAGAATACTATCCAATCGATTATACTTGGTTATTACAATGTGTTATTACAACAAGAAAAATTGAATGCAATTCATAAACTACTAGAAGTATCATCAGATAGATACAAGTATATGCAGGATAAAAAAGATTTAGGGAGTGCTTCAACGTTTGATTTGTTACAAGTGAAAAATGCTTTGCTTACTGATTCAACAAACTATTTAATGCAAGAGTTAGCTTTTAAAAATGCACAGCGTAACTTAAATATGCTTATGGCTATAAATGTTGAAAATAAATATGTGTTAACAGATAAATTAGAACACACCAAAAATTTATTAAGTATAGATGGGTTGAAAGAAAAAATGTTGTCAAACAACCAAACTCTAAAAAATCAATACATCAATCAAAATATTCTTAAAAAAGATAAAAACTTAATGCGTGCAAACTTATTTCCAGTATTTTCTTTTAACACAGGAACTAATAAAACTATTAGTGGCTTTAAAGGAAACTCAATAAGTGGAGAGAGTATTAATACTAGTGGGAATGAATCGTTTACTTATTATGCAAATTTGTCGCTTACATTTACGTTGTTTAATGGGCACAAAACTCATAGGGCATATGGTAACTTAAAGATTCAAGAAGAAATTGCTGATTTAACAATTAATGAAATGGAGTTGTCCCTAACAAATGATTTAATTTCTGCTTATGAATTATATTCAGCTCGTACAGCTATTTTATACTTAACAAAGTCAACTTTAGAAAATGCTGAGTTAAACCTGCAAATAGCTACAGAAAAATATAAAACTGGAAGTATTTCTTCGTTTGAGTTTAGAGATATACAGACTTCTTACTTAAATACTGCGGCAACACATTTAGAGTCTGTTTTTAATGCTATTTCAGGAAATACGGATATAGTAAGATTGACAGGAGGAATAATTGAAGATTTTAAATAGCGTAAACTATAGTTAATAGGCTTAATATTACCAATACAATGATTGAAATAAAAGACTTACATAAATCTTATAAAATTGGTAAAAACTCATTACATGTTTTAAAGGGAATTAATTTTAATGTAAAAGAAGGTGAGTTAGTAGCGATAATGGGTTCTTCAGGTTCTGGTAAATCAACTTTGCTTAATATTCTTGGAATGTTAGATGTTGCCGATGAAGGGACTTATACTTTGGATAATTTTCCGATTAAAGATTTAGATGAAACAAAAGCAGCTAAGTATAGAAATAAGTTTTTAGGGTTTATTTTTCAGTCTTTTAACTTAATTAATTATAAATCAGCACTCGAAAATGTTGCCTTGCCCCTTTATTATCAAAAAGTACCCCGCAAAGAACGTAATGAAACTGCTTTAAGATATTTAGAAAAAGTAGGTTTAGCCGATTGGGCAACCCATTTGCCAAGTGAATTGTCTGGAGGACAAAAACAACGTATAGCTATTGCTAGAGCGTTAGCCGCTCAACCAAAAGTGTTATTAGCAGATGAGCCTACCGGAGCTCTTGATTCTACAACTTCTTATGAGGTTATGCAATTAATTCAAGAAATTAATGATGATGGAAAAACTATTTTGGTTGTTACTCATGAAGATGATATTGCTAAGATGTGTAAAAGAGTAGTTATACTTAAAGATGGTGTAATTATAGAAGATAAGTTTGTTGATCAAGTAAGAGCTTCTGACCATGTTTAATAGAGATAGTTGGCAAGAAATATTTGAAACAATCTCAAAAAATAAATTGAGAACATTTCTTTCAGGCTTTACAGTAGCTCTGGGTATATTCATTTTTGTCATTCTGTTTGGTTTTGGTAATGGACTAAAAAACTCATTTCAAGAGTTTTTTATGGATGATGCTACTAATATTTTTAGACTATTTCCAGGTAGAACTAATATTCCTTACAATGGTTTTAAAACAGGCCGTTTTATAGAGTTTGATAATAAGGATTTAGCTGAAATAGAGAAAAATTTTAAATATCAAATTCAATACACTACACCTCGTATAACCCGAAATTATTCAGTTAAATTTAAAAGTAAATCAAATAATTATGGATTAAGAGCTGTTGCTCCTGGGCATCAAAATGCAGAGAAAACGATCTTAATGAAAGGGAGGTATATTAATAATGAGGATTTAAAAAATAAAACCAAATACGCTGTTATTGGTCGCTTAGTTGAAAAAGATTTGTTTGAAGGGAAAGATGCTTTAGGTCAGTTTATTGATATTGGAAAAAGATCATTTAAGGTAGTTGGAGTTTTCCAAGATGATGGCGGAGATAATGAGGAAAGATATGTCTACATACCATATACTACAAATCAATTAATAGAAAAAAATACAGACAAATTAGAGCAAATTATAGTGGCTTTCAAACCTGAAATTGGCTATGGGGGAGCTATGAATTTTGAAGAAGAATTGATGTCTTTTATGAAAAAGCGTCACAACATTCATCCAAATGACCAGGGTGCAATTTATTTAAGGAATGTGGCTGATGATTTAGAGCAAAACCAACAGTTTGGAAGTTTGCTTCAAATGGTTGTATCATTTGTAGGCTTAGGAACTTTAATAGCAGGAATTATTGGTATTAGTAATATTATGGTTTATGTTGTTAAAGAAAGAACCAAAGAATTAGGCATTAGAAAAGCAATTGGAGCTTCACCGAGGTCTGTTATTTTAATCATATTACAAGAATCAATTTTTATTACAACGGCAGCTGGTTACGTAGGTTTGTTTTCAGGTATAATGTTGCTTAGTTCTTTAGGTGATTCATTAGATGACTATTTTATTAAAAATCCATATATAAATACAGGTACAGCTATTTTTGCAACCATAATTTTAATTGTATTTGGAGCAATAGCTGGATATGTACCGGCAAGAAGAGCAGCCAGAATTAAACCAATTGTAGCTTTAAGAGACGAATAATGTTGATATTTAATCGAGATACTTGGCAAGAAATATTTGGCTCTATTCAAAAGAATAAGTCTAGAACCATTATTACTGTAATAGGTGTGTTGTGGGGTATCTTTATTTATATTGTTTTGTCAGGCGCTGCAAAAGGATTGGATAATGGCTTTGAAGAAAAATTTGAAGATGTAGCAATGAATAGTATGTTTGCTTGGGCTCAACAAACTAGTGTGCCTTATGCTGGTTTTAAAACAGGAAGGCCAATACAGTTAAAATTAAATGATGTTCAGGTTTTAAAAACTAGAATTCCTGAAATTCAATATATAGCGCCTCGAATAGTAAAGGGTGCCTTTGGTGGTGAATCTGGGAGTGTTGTTTTCGGTCAGCGGACAGGTTCTTATAGTATTTATGGTGACTATCCTGTATTATCTAAAATAGCAACACAAAAAATATACAATGGAGGACGCTTTGTAAATAATAATGACATTGAAACAAACAGGAAGGTATGTGTAATTGGTGAACGAACACAAAAAGAACTTTTTGCTAAAGATGTTGATCCTATTGGAAAGTTTATTAGAATTGATAACGTATTTTTCAGGGTTATTGGTGTTAAAAAGTTTGAAGATGGTGGCGGTTTTGGTGACGATGGAGATATTACTATACCTTTTTCAACTTACCGAAAATTATATAATACAGGAAATGATGTTGGCTGGCTAGCTATTGCTGCTTATGATGACGCAGATGTTATTAAAGTTGAAGAAGATGTAAAAAAAGTATTGAAGAAAATTCATCAAATATCACCAGAGGATGAAAGAGCTATAGGTTCATTTAATTTAGGTGAACTATTTAATAAAATTAACGGATTTGCTAAAGGCTTAACTTTCTTATCATTAGTAGTAGGTGTTGCAACGATTATTGCTGGAGTTATTGGTATTGGAAACATCTTGTTAATATCTGTTAAGGAAAGAACAAAAGAATTAGGCGTTAGAAGAGCTTTAGGAGCAACACCAAGCGAAGTAAGGGGTCAAATAATATTAGAGTCGGTATTTTTAACTTTAATTGCTGGAATTTTTGGTATTGTGTTAGGTTCATTTGTATTAAAAATAATAGATTCAGCAACACAAGAAACAGATATACCATACACTAATCCTACTGTTCCAATTCCTTATGTAATTGGGGCACTTGTTATTATGGTAGTATTAGGAACTTTAATCGGTTTAATTCCTGCTCAAAGAGCAGTTAGTATTAAGCCTATAGACGCTTTAAGAGAAGAATAATTAATAAAAATAAATTATATAAATAATGAAAAAAGTATTTAAGTACATTTTAATTGGAATCCTTGTTTTAGGAGTTATATACGCTACTAACTTCTTCATTTCAACCAATAATCAAGATCCTATTAAGTATGAGTCGGTAGCTCCAATAAGAACAAATATTGAGAAGAAAACTGTAGCTACTGGCAAAGTTGTTCCTGAAGACCAAGTAGAAATAAAACCTCAAATTTCAGGTATTATTGAGGAGGTATTTGTTAAAGAAGGAGAAATATTAAAATCGGGAGATTTAATTGCTAAAATTAAAGTCGTACCAAACGAAGCAGCTTTAAATAGTGCTTTAGGAAGAGTTGATAATGCTAAAATAGTTCTAAGCAATGCTCAAATTGATTATGATAGAAATAAAGCTTTGTTTGATAAAAAAGTGATTTCGGCACAAGATTTTAATGGTGTTGAATTGCGTTTTAACCAAGCAAAACAAGAATTAATTAATGCTGAGGCTGATTTACAGATAATAAAATCAGGAACAGCAGGTAGAGGTGCAGCAAATACAAATATTAGATCAACTGTATCAGGTACAGTATTAGATATTCCGGTTAAAAAGGGAGATCAAGTAATAGAGAGTAATAATTTTAACCCTGGAACTACCGTAGCAACTATTGCTGACTTAACTAATATGATTTTTGAGGGTCAAGTTGATGAGGCTGAAGTTGGAAAATTAAAAATTGATATGCCATTGCAAATTAGCTTAGGAGCAATAAACGACAAGACTTTCGAAGCAAAACTTCGTTTTGTTGCACCTCAAGGTGTTGAAGAGCAAGGAGCAGTTCAATTTAAAATTGAAGCAAACGTATTTTTAGATACTAACTTTTTTGTTAGAGCTGGATATAGCGCAAATGCTACCATTGTTATAGGT containing:
- a CDS encoding DUF7935 family protein, with product MDTFLELLKYTVPSFIMFVATYLILKKFMDNEYRKQMLELRKANQKIATPLRLQAYERLILFLERVSINNVVSRVNRQGMDAKLLQSSLVQTIRTEFEHNISQQVYVSATVWETTKIAKEEVIKIINIAATQVPANATNAELSKKIFDIVLKLESSPTQIAINQIKNEVRQLF
- the meaB gene encoding methylmalonyl Co-A mutase-associated GTPase MeaB, whose amino-acid sequence is MKNINKIKLKKQTLNPASYYFDAIIAGNITILSKAITLLESTKIENHKIAEEIIELCLPYSGKSQRIGITGVPGVGKSTFIESFGKYLINEHHKKVAVLAIDPSSQKSGGSILGDKTRMNDLSINSNAFIRPSPSAGALGGVAKATRESIILCEAAGFNIILIETVGVGQSETNVNSMVDFFLLLMLAGAGDELQGIKRGIMEMADAILINKSDSEDSTKIKLAKQNYKNALHLFPANKSGWLPKVESCSALNNIGIEKTWEIINKHNELTHLNGWFEQNRKDQAKFWLNETISDSIKNMFYQNEKIKSLLPQIENDVVNGIISPFKAAHLLLNEFKK
- a CDS encoding efflux RND transporter periplasmic adaptor subunit, giving the protein MAKRKIIILIVVFSLLFLVVYRLATGKDDGAKKGAVKGDNNKYVKVHEVKNDTVDIFVTGFGRVSSSRNITLSAEVQGVLLSGGVDLKAGQSFSQGQLLFKINDKEAQLALKARKSGFLNLMASVLPDIKIDFSDNVTAWSGFLDNIDLDNSLPDLPSFKSNKEKTFLAAKNILAEYYNIKGDEERLKKYSVYAPFNGSVVAVTAETGAIINPGSPIATIIKTVALEVAVPVSPENISLIKVGNKVNLFSENKEMKWDGKVARIAQNINPNTQSIDVFVSIESNIEQQLYNGMYVEASIYADKVDNADEISRRSFLNDQTIYTVVDSMLIRKNPTIIKRNKNTVIVKGLNSGELVVIEPIPGAVDSMKVAPIIQ
- a CDS encoding efflux RND transporter permease subunit, producing MRNLISFFIRKPIWANAIIVITAMFGITAIVTMDSSFFPEQDPNRIGISVFYNGASPLEMEEGVTIKIEQALKGISGIEELFSTSSENVASVNIVAYKDVDLDEVLRDVENAVDGINSFPAGAEKPTIVKQRGFMNSRASFISLSGDVDIIKLKETAEKIEDELLNTDAISQVLKDGYPATEFSIEVEEEQLLRYNLKFDDVANAVRFNNRDVSAGSVKTDGEEYLIRAKAKQNTVQGIEDLVIRTTPNGDIITLGDVAKVKYQFADSPVKSYVNGDRNVTLTIMKLEDEDLGAISDEVKRYVEEFNSKHDDMKLTIMFQFYDMLKQRIDMLMNNGFIGLLLVLIVLGLFLNLRLSIWVAAGIPISFLGMFIVGALYGITINMISLFGMILVVGIIVDDGIVIAENIYAHYEKGKTPYQATLDGTMEVISSVFTSVLTTVVAFSVLLFIEGMEQMQEMAFVVIASLLFSLIEAFLVLPSHLRTKKLQQKEKSNNIFSKIKQAVENSISYLKDNVYGKGLKAIMYKKRLRRALAFFPLLFMILIITLLTNGIIKSTFFPAIPFDDFKVEFAYKSGEPKEKTTEFMWYCYDQVMAVKYELEEEYGDTLITYVSAVIGGTEELGESGSHAGMVRVNLDVEGAEISSFEIAKRVENKIKKDPTLEKFMVGGGNRWGKPVEIALKGDDYRQIKEAKDYLKKELAKMPELKDITDNGGQGNREILLELTQKARTLGLTHLDITNQIRQGFFGEEVQRLIIGTEEVRVWVRYPEQDRKSLGQLDNVKIKTATGQLIPLKELVEYKIERGEVSIKHFEGVREIRVDAAQVDAYASTSEINLAIEEKIVPQLKANFPGVNVEFRGQAESAQKSGSSMAIIGGILIMLMLLILSLNFNSLWQGLMFFPIILIGPFCAMLGHGIEHQPFSLLSVWGVIALMGVLVNDAVVFLDKYNRNLKEGMSLVDAAIDAGTSRFRAILLTSITTIAGLYPLILEPSFQAQFLVPMAISVAYGVLFGTVFILMFFPLLILLFNDVRKAFKWLWTGVKPMPEEVEPTLMDVKRDADIINN
- a CDS encoding TolC family protein, whose protein sequence is MNSIIIKTIKNSQLIVLGLLCLSFNLKAQDNLSLKDAIEIGLKSNFQIQIAGKNIEVAERNNNWLEAGALPSISANASQGFNWSDNNNPASFIQGTSQSNSLTYGADLNWVLFNGFKVKISKDRLQYLQEQSEGNAAVVVENTIQSIILGYYNVLLQQEKLNAIHKLLEVSSDRYKYMQDKKDLGSASTFDLLQVKNALLTDSTNYLMQELAFKNAQRNLNMLMAINVENKYVLTDKLEHTKNLLSIDGLKEKMLSNNQTLKNQYINQNILKKDKNLMRANLFPVFSFNTGTNKTISGFKGNSISGESINTSGNESFTYYANLSLTFTLFNGHKTHRAYGNLKIQEEIADLTINEMELSLTNDLISAYELYSARTAILYLTKSTLENAELNLQIATEKYKTGSISSFEFRDIQTSYLNTAATHLESVFNAISGNTDIVRLTGGIIEDFK
- a CDS encoding ABC transporter ATP-binding protein; this translates as MIEIKDLHKSYKIGKNSLHVLKGINFNVKEGELVAIMGSSGSGKSTLLNILGMLDVADEGTYTLDNFPIKDLDETKAAKYRNKFLGFIFQSFNLINYKSALENVALPLYYQKVPRKERNETALRYLEKVGLADWATHLPSELSGGQKQRIAIARALAAQPKVLLADEPTGALDSTTSYEVMQLIQEINDDGKTILVVTHEDDIAKMCKRVVILKDGVIIEDKFVDQVRASDHV